In Pseudomonas sp. MTM4, one genomic interval encodes:
- a CDS encoding ABC transporter permease subunit produces the protein MSQLPVIFKRELGSYFATPLAYVFILIFLVLSGVFTFYLGGFYERGQADLVPFFGFHTWLYLFLIPAIAMRLWAEERKSGSIELLMTLPISLFEAVTGKFLAAWVFAGMALLLTFPMVITVNYLGEPDNGAIAAGYFGSWLLAGAFLAIGSCMSALAKNQVIAFILAVSVCFLFIVSGLPMVLDAFAWAPQWLVDAVASLSFLIRFDSLSKGVIDLRDLLYFVTLIIAWLAATAVVVDLKKAA, from the coding sequence CTATTTCGCCACGCCGCTCGCCTATGTGTTCATTCTGATTTTCCTGGTACTGTCCGGGGTGTTCACCTTTTATCTGGGTGGCTTCTACGAACGGGGCCAGGCGGATCTGGTGCCATTCTTCGGCTTCCATACCTGGCTGTACCTGTTCCTTATCCCCGCCATCGCGATGCGCTTATGGGCGGAGGAGCGTAAATCCGGCTCCATCGAACTGTTGATGACGCTACCGATCAGCTTGTTCGAGGCAGTCACCGGCAAGTTTCTCGCCGCCTGGGTGTTTGCCGGCATGGCGCTGCTGCTGACCTTTCCGATGGTCATTACCGTCAACTATCTCGGCGAGCCGGATAACGGCGCGATTGCCGCCGGTTACTTCGGCAGCTGGTTGCTGGCGGGTGCCTTCCTTGCGATAGGTTCGTGCATGTCGGCACTGGCGAAGAACCAGGTGATCGCCTTCATCCTGGCAGTCAGCGTGTGCTTTCTGTTCATCGTCAGCGGCTTGCCGATGGTGCTCGACGCTTTCGCCTGGGCACCGCAGTGGCTGGTGGATGCAGTGGCTTCGCTGAGTTTCCTGATTCGTTTCGACTCGCTCAGCAAGGGCGTGATCGATCTGCGTGATTTGCTGTATTTCGTGACGCTGATCATCGCCTGGCTGGCGGCTACTGCCGTGGTCGTCGATCTAAAAAAAGCGGCATAA
- a CDS encoding Gldg family protein: MKRVIYSGAGLLLIALAFLAFNMFSGLLFTGARLDLTEQKLYTISEGTETILDELKEPIELHFFYSDHAVKDLVALRNYARRVEEMLRAYEREAGSKIKLHVIDPQPFSEEEDRAAELGLQAVPLNQSGDTIYFGLAGTNAEGQTQGIPFFPLDQEEFLEYEISRLVQTLAAPQMPVVGVLSGLQINGGFDMRTQQATQPWMVLENIRQVFHIESLKRDVDMIPASVSVLMLVHPKELPEQTLYAIDQFVMRGGKLLVFVDPYSEADPGMGIGPGEFGENKASDLEPLFEAWGVRMAADQVVADASYAMSVGVGAERRSVRHPGWLNLPQGTMDTEDVTTASLESLTVATAGFLEPLESATTRFTPLIQSSSYAMPFEAARFATLDNPEMLLRELQPTGERYTLAARIQGPAQSAYPDGIEGRMDGLKEAAHINVIAVADTDLLADRMWVQVQDFFGQRLPQPWADNGTFVVNALDNLAGTDALISIRSRGRFARPFVVVEELQRQAENRFRETEDVLQQRLAATEAKLAELQSPDPEQALELTTEQEAALQNFMQEKLGIRKELREVRYQLNADIEALGRTLKFVNIALIPLLLTLGVLLAWLWRRRKTG; encoded by the coding sequence ATGAAACGAGTGATTTATTCGGGTGCCGGACTGCTGCTGATCGCGCTGGCGTTCTTGGCGTTCAACATGTTCTCCGGTCTGCTGTTCACCGGTGCTCGACTGGACCTGACCGAGCAGAAGCTCTACACCATTTCCGAAGGCACCGAGACCATCCTCGATGAACTCAAGGAGCCCATCGAGCTTCATTTTTTCTATTCCGACCATGCGGTGAAAGACCTGGTAGCGCTGCGTAACTATGCCCGGCGTGTCGAGGAAATGCTGCGCGCCTACGAGCGCGAGGCGGGAAGCAAGATCAAGCTGCACGTGATCGACCCGCAGCCGTTCTCGGAAGAGGAAGATCGCGCCGCCGAGCTGGGCCTGCAGGCGGTGCCGTTGAACCAGAGTGGCGACACGATCTACTTCGGCCTTGCCGGGACCAACGCCGAAGGCCAGACGCAGGGCATTCCGTTCTTCCCGCTGGATCAGGAGGAGTTTCTGGAATACGAGATCAGCCGGCTGGTGCAAACGCTTGCGGCGCCGCAGATGCCCGTTGTGGGCGTGCTGTCCGGGTTACAGATCAATGGCGGTTTCGATATGCGCACCCAGCAGGCGACGCAGCCCTGGATGGTGCTGGAGAACATCCGCCAGGTTTTCCATATCGAGAGCCTCAAGCGCGACGTCGACATGATCCCGGCCAGCGTGTCGGTGCTGATGCTGGTGCACCCCAAGGAGCTACCGGAACAGACGCTCTACGCCATCGACCAGTTCGTCATGCGTGGCGGCAAACTGCTGGTGTTCGTCGACCCATACAGCGAAGCCGATCCTGGCATGGGCATCGGCCCGGGCGAGTTCGGCGAGAACAAGGCGTCCGATCTGGAGCCGCTGTTCGAAGCCTGGGGCGTGCGCATGGCTGCCGATCAGGTGGTGGCGGATGCGTCCTATGCGATGTCCGTCGGCGTTGGCGCCGAGCGTCGATCGGTCCGCCATCCCGGCTGGTTGAACCTACCTCAAGGCACCATGGATACCGAGGATGTCACCACCGCCTCGCTGGAAAGCCTGACGGTGGCCACGGCTGGTTTCCTCGAGCCGCTGGAGAGTGCAACGACCCGCTTCACGCCGCTGATCCAGAGCTCAAGCTATGCCATGCCGTTCGAGGCGGCGCGCTTCGCCACCCTGGATAATCCGGAAATGCTACTGCGTGAGCTGCAGCCGACCGGCGAGCGCTACACCCTGGCTGCGCGCATTCAGGGGCCTGCGCAATCGGCCTACCCGGACGGGATCGAAGGGCGCATGGACGGCCTTAAGGAAGCGGCTCACATCAATGTCATCGCCGTGGCGGATACCGATCTGCTAGCCGACCGTATGTGGGTACAGGTACAGGATTTCTTTGGCCAGCGGCTGCCGCAGCCCTGGGCCGACAACGGCACCTTCGTGGTCAACGCGCTGGACAATCTCGCCGGTACCGATGCGCTGATCAGCATTCGCTCGCGCGGCCGCTTTGCCCGGCCTTTCGTGGTTGTCGAGGAATTGCAACGCCAGGCGGAAAACCGTTTCCGCGAGACGGAAGACGTCTTGCAGCAGCGCCTGGCCGCGACGGAAGCGAAGCTGGCCGAGCTGCAGAGCCCGGACCCGGAACAGGCGCTGGAACTGACCACCGAACAAGAGGCGGCATTGCAGAACTTCATGCAGGAAAAGCTGGGTATCCGCAAGGAGCTACGCGAGGTGCGCTACCAGCTCAACGCTGACATCGAGGCGCTGGGCCGTACGCTGAAGTTCGTCAATATCGCGCTAATACCGCTGTTACTGACGCTGGGCGTGTTGCTGGCTTGGTTGTGGCGCAGGCGCAAGACCGGCTGA